In the Kaistella sp. 97-N-M2 genome, one interval contains:
- the lipB gene encoding lipoyl(octanoyl) transferase LipB has translation MTDTQNRTLHFQELGLMDYLPAFDYQEKLMKEIIDLKLKNRDRTDGVKEETPNYLLFVEHPHVYTLGKSGHEENMLANSKRLEEINATFVKTNRGGDITYHGFGQLVGYPILDLDNFKSDIFLYMRNLEEVIIRVIADYGLIGERSEGETGVWLDVGKPYARKICAMGVKTSKWVTMHGFALNVNTDLRYFEYIIPCGIKDKTVTSLKRELEREFSTDEIEALKEKIKTHFCAVFEATLK, from the coding sequence ATGACGGACACACAGAACAGAACTTTGCACTTTCAGGAATTGGGTTTGATGGATTATCTTCCGGCCTTCGATTATCAGGAAAAACTGATGAAGGAAATCATCGATTTGAAACTGAAAAACCGCGACCGCACAGACGGAGTTAAAGAAGAAACGCCCAATTATCTGCTTTTCGTGGAACATCCGCACGTTTATACTTTAGGAAAATCGGGTCATGAGGAAAATATGCTGGCGAATTCTAAACGTCTGGAAGAGATTAACGCAACTTTTGTAAAGACGAACCGCGGGGGCGATATTACGTATCACGGTTTTGGACAGTTGGTGGGTTATCCGATTTTGGATCTGGACAATTTTAAATCCGATATTTTTCTCTACATGCGGAATCTGGAGGAAGTGATCATCCGCGTCATTGCCGATTATGGCCTGATTGGTGAACGCAGCGAAGGCGAAACGGGCGTTTGGCTCGATGTAGGCAAACCTTATGCGCGGAAGATCTGCGCAATGGGCGTGAAAACGTCGAAATGGGTGACGATGCATGGTTTCGCTTTGAATGTAAACACGGATTTGCGCTATTTCGAATACATTATTCCGTGCGGAATCAAAGATAAAACCGTCACTTCTTTAAAACGCGAGTTGGAGCGCGAGTTTTCCACCGACGAAATCGAGGCCTTAAAAGAAAAGATCAAAACACACTTTTGTGCGGTTTTCGAAGCTACCTTAAAATAA
- the trpC gene encoding indole-3-glycerol phosphate synthase TrpC: MNILEQIIARKKEEIQTSKSKIALADLKDSEFFRRETVSLKDSLKNKSGIIAEFKRKSPSKGIINDRSEVLEVAKSYDSFGASGISILTDQDFFGGSFQDILKVRNEIKIPLLRKDFMIDEYQFYEAKSMGADVILLIAACLSRSQVEEFAHLSQELGLEVLLEIHAEDELQHYNKYVDLVGINNRNLKDFKVDLQHSVKLKNHLPNEVLTVAESGIYSVEDFKFLREQGFDGFLMGEYFMKAENPGKAFENFVKAIRT, translated from the coding sequence ATGAATATTTTAGAGCAGATTATCGCGCGCAAGAAAGAAGAAATTCAAACTTCGAAATCGAAGATTGCCTTGGCGGACTTAAAGGATTCAGAGTTTTTTCGTAGAGAAACAGTATCATTAAAAGATTCGCTAAAAAATAAGTCCGGAATTATCGCCGAATTTAAACGGAAATCGCCCTCCAAGGGAATCATTAACGATCGGTCTGAGGTTTTGGAAGTCGCGAAATCTTACGATTCATTCGGCGCCAGCGGAATTTCAATTTTAACGGACCAGGATTTTTTCGGCGGAAGTTTTCAGGATATTTTAAAAGTTAGAAATGAAATTAAAATTCCCCTTTTGCGAAAAGATTTTATGATCGACGAATACCAGTTTTACGAAGCGAAATCGATGGGTGCCGATGTTATTTTGCTCATCGCTGCGTGTCTTTCGCGCTCTCAGGTGGAAGAGTTTGCGCACTTATCGCAGGAATTGGGCTTAGAGGTTTTGCTGGAAATTCATGCGGAAGACGAATTACAACATTATAATAAATATGTCGATCTGGTCGGCATCAACAACCGCAATTTAAAGGATTTTAAAGTCGATCTGCAGCATTCCGTGAAATTGAAAAACCATTTGCCAAATGAGGTTTTAACGGTTGCCGAAAGTGGAATTTATTCTGTAGAAGATTTTAAATTTCTAAGAGAACAAGGTTTCGACGGATTTTTAATGGGCGAATACTTTATGAAAGCGGAAAATCCCGGAAAAGCCTTTGAAAATTTCGTTAAAGCAATTAGAACCTAA
- the trpA gene encoding tryptophan synthase subunit alpha: MINNNTQHAASNVQPQKKLNIYFTAGVPKLEDTTEIMKVIQNSGADFMEIGMPYSDPVADGDVIQKAHEKALKNGMTMTHLFAQLKSLKDEIKIPVILMGYINPVLSFSFENFCRECAASGVSGLIIPDLPPIEFEKNYSALLKKYNLNFTFLVTPETSDERIKYLDSLSSGFLYAVSSSSTTGNENKEVKNEEYLDNLAQLDLKNPVFIGFGIKNKADFNSVTEKAAGGIIGTAFVKILMENENWQEKAGDFIRSIKN, encoded by the coding sequence ATGATTAATAATAACACCCAACATGCGGCATCCAACGTTCAGCCTCAGAAGAAACTTAATATTTATTTTACCGCCGGTGTTCCCAAATTGGAAGACACGACGGAAATTATGAAGGTCATCCAAAACTCCGGCGCCGATTTTATGGAAATCGGAATGCCATACTCGGATCCGGTTGCGGACGGCGATGTTATCCAAAAAGCCCACGAAAAGGCTTTGAAGAACGGTATGACCATGACGCATCTTTTTGCGCAGCTGAAATCCTTGAAAGATGAAATAAAAATTCCTGTGATTTTAATGGGCTACATTAATCCGGTCTTAAGTTTTAGTTTCGAAAATTTCTGCCGCGAATGTGCAGCATCTGGAGTTTCGGGCCTGATAATTCCGGACTTGCCGCCGATTGAATTCGAGAAAAATTACAGCGCACTTCTGAAGAAATACAATTTGAATTTCACCTTTTTGGTGACGCCCGAAACTTCCGATGAGCGTATAAAATATTTAGATTCTCTAAGCTCAGGATTTTTATATGCGGTTTCGAGTTCCTCGACTACCGGAAACGAAAATAAGGAAGTGAAGAACGAAGAATACCTCGATAATCTGGCGCAACTCGATTTGAAAAACCCCGTATTCATTGGTTTTGGAATTAAAAATAAAGCCGATTTTAATAGCGTTACAGAAAAGGCGGCGGGCGGAATTATCGGAACGGCCTTCGTGAAAATTCTTATGGAAAACGAGAACTGGCAAGAGAAAGCAGGTGATTTTATTCGCAGCATAAAGAATTAA
- the trpB gene encoding tryptophan synthase subunit beta, with product MKTYKNPDENGYYGEFGGAFVPEMLYPNVEELRKQYLDIINSAEFENEFRDLLKNYVGRATPLYFAKNLSKKYGSQIYLKREDLNHTGAHKINNALGQVLLAKKLGKKRIIAETGAGQHGVATATACALMNLECIVYMGEVDIARQAPNVGRMKMLGATVIPATSGSKTLKDAVNEALRDWINNATTTHYIIGSVVGPHPFPDLVARFQSVISEEIKWQLQEKIGRENPDYVIACVGGGSNAAGTFYHFVDEENVKLIAAEAGGFGLDSGKSAATTFLGTLGVLHGSKSIVMQTEDGQVIEPHSISAGLDYPGIGPFHANLFTQKRTEFYSITDEEALKSAFELTKIEGIIPALESAHALAVLEKKNFAKDEVVVICLSGRGDKDMETYLKNL from the coding sequence ATGAAAACATATAAAAACCCCGATGAAAACGGATATTACGGTGAATTCGGCGGCGCATTTGTGCCGGAAATGCTCTATCCGAACGTCGAAGAATTACGGAAGCAATATTTAGACATCATCAATTCCGCGGAGTTCGAAAACGAATTTCGCGACCTTCTAAAAAACTACGTTGGACGGGCCACACCGCTTTATTTTGCTAAAAATTTAAGTAAAAAATACGGCTCGCAGATCTATTTGAAGCGCGAAGATCTCAACCATACGGGCGCGCACAAGATCAACAACGCTTTGGGCCAGGTTTTGCTCGCGAAAAAATTAGGAAAAAAACGCATCATTGCCGAAACCGGCGCCGGCCAGCACGGCGTAGCCACTGCAACCGCCTGCGCATTGATGAATCTGGAGTGCATTGTTTACATGGGCGAAGTCGACATCGCGCGACAGGCACCAAATGTGGGCCGCATGAAGATGCTAGGCGCCACCGTAATTCCCGCCACTTCAGGATCAAAAACTTTGAAAGATGCCGTCAACGAAGCACTTCGCGACTGGATCAACAACGCGACGACCACGCATTATATCATCGGAAGCGTTGTCGGGCCGCATCCCTTTCCGGATTTGGTGGCGCGCTTTCAAAGCGTTATTTCGGAAGAGATTAAGTGGCAGCTGCAAGAAAAAATCGGCCGCGAAAATCCGGATTATGTCATCGCCTGTGTAGGCGGCGGAAGCAATGCGGCAGGCACCTTCTACCATTTTGTCGACGAGGAAAACGTAAAATTAATCGCCGCGGAAGCCGGAGGTTTCGGACTCGATTCCGGGAAGTCGGCGGCAACCACTTTCCTCGGAACGCTGGGCGTGTTGCACGGCAGCAAAAGCATCGTAATGCAGACCGAAGACGGTCAGGTAATCGAGCCGCATTCCATTTCTGCGGGCCTGGACTATCCAGGAATCGGACCCTTTCACGCGAATCTATTCACCCAAAAACGCACCGAATTTTATAGCATTACCGATGAAGAAGCGCTGAAATCCGCCTTCGAACTCACGAAAATTGAAGGCATTATTCCAGCGCTCGAAAGCGCACACGCCCTGGCGGTTTTGGAAAAGAAAAACTTCGCGAAAGACGAGGTCGTCGTGATCTGTTTAAGCGGACGCGGCGATAAAGACATGGAAACCTACCTCAAAAATCTTTAG
- the trpD gene encoding anthranilate phosphoribosyltransferase, with the protein MKEILQYLFNHNTLSKAEAKAILIEIAQNKFNENEVTSFVTVFLMRTITLEELEGFRNALLHLATPINLGTALVDIVGTGGDGKNTFNISTLASFIVAGTGQKVAKHGNYGVTAISGSSNVLEELGYKFKDNEAELLGDLDKANICFLHAPLFHPALKTVAPLRKGLGLSTFFNVLGPLVNPARPEFSIIGVYDLEIARLYQYLLQKQNTNFMLVHGLDGYDEISLTADTKIFDKNGESIYSAEELGFKNIEPESISGGKTKVESAEIFLRILKGEGTYEQNAVVLANAAKALQNTEKYGTYENCLNLAKDSLNSGKALNCLKVLTK; encoded by the coding sequence ATGAAAGAGATATTACAATATTTGTTCAACCATAATACGCTGTCGAAAGCCGAAGCCAAAGCCATTCTGATCGAAATTGCGCAAAATAAATTCAACGAAAACGAAGTCACTTCTTTCGTTACCGTTTTTCTCATGCGAACAATCACGTTAGAGGAACTCGAAGGTTTTAGAAATGCCCTTTTGCATCTTGCCACTCCCATCAACTTAGGCACTGCTTTGGTCGATATCGTCGGAACGGGCGGCGACGGTAAAAATACGTTCAACATTTCCACTCTGGCGAGTTTTATCGTGGCTGGAACCGGGCAAAAAGTAGCCAAACACGGTAATTACGGTGTCACAGCCATTTCTGGCTCCTCCAATGTTTTGGAGGAATTGGGATATAAATTCAAAGATAATGAAGCTGAACTTCTGGGCGATTTAGATAAAGCGAACATCTGCTTTCTGCACGCACCGCTGTTTCATCCGGCTTTAAAAACCGTTGCGCCGCTCCGCAAAGGTCTGGGACTGAGCACTTTTTTCAATGTTCTAGGGCCGCTCGTGAACCCTGCGCGGCCGGAGTTTTCAATAATCGGCGTTTATGATCTTGAAATTGCGCGGTTATATCAATATCTTCTTCAGAAACAAAATACGAATTTTATGTTGGTTCACGGTTTGGATGGTTATGACGAAATTTCCCTAACCGCCGACACGAAAATTTTTGATAAAAACGGCGAAAGTATTTATTCCGCGGAAGAACTTGGTTTTAAAAATATCGAGCCGGAAAGTATTTCCGGCGGAAAAACCAAAGTAGAAAGCGCTGAAATTTTTCTTCGAATTTTAAAAGGCGAAGGAACGTACGAACAAAATGCTGTCGTTCTGGCGAATGCGGCAAAAGCCCTTCAGAATACAGAGAAATACGGAACTTACGAGAATTGTCTGAACCTGGCGAAAGACAGTTTGAACAGTGGAAAAGCCTTGAATTGTCTAAAAGTTTTAACGAAATAG
- a CDS encoding phosphoribosylanthranilate isomerase produces the protein MKLKVCGLTNLPQIQELASSKVHFLGFIFYEKSPRYVLNSLNLEEIRAIQHEGKVGVFVNESLENIIHISEKANLDFIQLHGDEDENFISALRKKLVPQVQIIKVIRIGQPSADELQKIIDNQPSAVNYLLFDTDSKSFGGTGNSFEWNILNELKIEKPFFLSGGISLENIHQLSKINTQPFALDINSKFETEPGTKDLLKIKKFKSLLLKED, from the coding sequence ATGAAATTAAAAGTTTGCGGTCTTACAAATCTCCCTCAAATTCAGGAACTAGCTTCTTCGAAGGTGCATTTCCTGGGCTTTATATTTTATGAAAAATCTCCGCGGTATGTTTTAAATTCTTTGAATTTGGAGGAAATTAGAGCCATTCAGCACGAGGGAAAAGTCGGTGTTTTTGTGAATGAATCTTTGGAAAATATTATCCATATTTCAGAAAAAGCAAACTTAGATTTTATTCAGCTTCACGGCGACGAAGACGAAAATTTTATATCAGCCTTACGGAAAAAACTGGTGCCACAGGTTCAGATCATCAAAGTCATAAGAATTGGTCAGCCATCGGCCGATGAACTGCAAAAAATCATCGATAATCAGCCTTCAGCCGTGAATTATCTCCTGTTCGATACCGATTCGAAATCCTTCGGCGGCACCGGAAATTCTTTTGAGTGGAACATTTTAAATGAATTAAAAATCGAAAAACCTTTTTTTCTAAGCGGCGGAATTTCTCTGGAAAACATTCATCAATTATCAAAAATAAACACGCAACCGTTTGCGCTCGACATCAATTCAAAATTTGAAACCGAACCCGGCACCAAAGACCTTTTAAAAATAAAGAAATTTAAATCGCTTCTCCTAAAAGAAGATTGA